One window of Methanothermobacter tenebrarum genomic DNA carries:
- a CDS encoding PsbP-related protein has protein sequence MRKYLIILLVVLAAGCIFKGHYEGQGISFDYPMGWECGKVMDLPGALISVNSPSGDAQVIIFKERANTSLENRYLEYTRNLPANLSGYCYRQVSNRTLTVDGSKAYELVYTIGCDPTQTSQQTRLVILQKGDYFYIIACKTAPGNFNRENPNFDIIINSLAIL, from the coding sequence TTGAGAAAATATCTAATAATCCTCCTAGTAGTGTTGGCTGCCGGTTGCATCTTCAAGGGACATTACGAAGGCCAGGGAATATCCTTCGATTATCCCATGGGATGGGAATGTGGCAAGGTCATGGACCTTCCAGGGGCCCTAATAAGTGTCAACAGTCCCTCAGGTGATGCGCAGGTTATCATATTCAAGGAAAGGGCGAACACAAGCCTCGAGAACAGATACCTAGAATATACCAGGAACCTGCCAGCGAACCTTTCAGGATACTGCTACAGACAAGTATCTAACAGGACCCTAACAGTAGATGGCTCAAAAGCCTATGAACTAGTATATACTATAGGATGCGATCCTACGCAAACAAGCCAACAAACCCGCCTAGTAATCCTCCAAAAAGGAGACTACTTTTATATCATAGCATGTAAAACCGCACCAGGGAACTTCAATAGAGAAAACCCCAACTTTGATATTATCATCAACAGCCTAGCTATACTCTAG
- a CDS encoding ABC transporter permease, with amino-acid sequence MDEILQGILKALELIITLDPEVVDTTSRTLMISISSTLLASLIAVPIGAIIHFKHFKGKRAIINIIQTLYSIPTVLIGLLVFLLISRSGPLGSLNLLFTPWGMILAQAILILPLIMGFSITALKGVGEEIIDLARSLGATEYQTLFTLVSEARYGIMAAIILGFGRAISEVGIAIMIGGNIRGYTRVITSAMALETSKGNLELSIALGIILLAISLIINTLLNYFQEK; translated from the coding sequence TTGGATGAAATACTACAAGGTATACTAAAAGCATTGGAACTTATCATAACATTAGACCCTGAGGTAGTTGATACAACATCACGTACACTAATGATTTCAATTTCATCAACCTTATTAGCATCACTTATAGCAGTACCCATTGGGGCCATCATACACTTTAAACATTTTAAGGGTAAAAGGGCCATTATAAACATAATCCAGACACTATATAGCATACCAACAGTTTTAATCGGATTACTAGTATTCCTACTAATCTCAAGGTCCGGGCCCTTAGGATCCTTGAACCTTTTATTCACCCCATGGGGTATGATACTCGCCCAGGCTATCTTGATTTTACCCCTAATAATGGGTTTTAGTATAACAGCGCTCAAAGGCGTTGGAGAAGAAATCATAGACCTTGCACGATCCCTTGGAGCCACCGAATATCAAACACTTTTCACCCTAGTTTCTGAGGCGAGATATGGTATAATGGCTGCCATAATCCTAGGTTTTGGCAGGGCAATATCAGAAGTTGGTATAGCTATAATGATTGGTGGGAACATAAGGGGCTACACTAGGGTTATAACAAGTGCAATGGCACTTGAAACATCCAAGGGAAACCTAGAACTTTCAATAGCACTCGGGATAATACTACTTGCCATTTCACTTATAATAAACACCCTTTTAAATTATTTCCAGGAAAAGTGA
- a CDS encoding DEAD/DEAH box helicase, translating to MIQRILGRFKEDRRFKDAIEHIEIIPAKKAEYAKVDGLPENITRYFLENGIKLYRHQARALEEIRQGMNIIITTPTASGKTLAFNLPIMEKLTQDEDATALYIYPAKALSNDQLKVLKELESELGLTLNPNVYDGDTPRDKRPWIRANSRIIITNPYQLHRILPWHRQWRRFYKNLKFIVVDEAHQYRGVFGSNVAFLIRRLKRICKYYGSNPQFILSSATLANPEEFAEKLVGEKFKLISEDASPSGRKYFILYNPARKKDKPSTHQETKNILAYFVFNKLQSLCFTVSRRMAELIARWTREELDKKKKELVYRVTAYRAGYRPEDRRKIEEGLRNGELLGVSTTNALELGIDIGTLDTVIISGYPGTMISTWQQAGRAGRKENDSIIILVAFENPLDQYLMKNPSFIFEKSHENAIIDLKNKFIVWNQTACAASELPLNLEDFFEHDFNLKIVQRMLREGELTITDKGLVYNGRDPQFSYGLDQISDDTFTVIENGRVLEKMDRGQAYREAHEGAVLINRGETYTVDEFNLNERRIHVTKKSVDYHTQALKRIDLKIIKVLRKRKFSDLNLYLGEVEVTEDYYLYRVMAYSKVLGAFPLNLPPLKFRSKAIWFTIPNKLGDHIRDKFDEEAFGGGLHGCEHAIISLFPLHVLCDRMDIGGLSTAHHPDTGKATIFVYDAFEGGIGLAEKAFALFEDLIASTFELVDSCGCFDGCPSCIYSPRCGNDNKPLHKGATRSILAYLKKVTSKPAVDIPGRDDLNLEVESVYFEVYSLYRDGKFAEAKLKLHDILEENPGDARAWYLMGAILSRQGEEQMAAYFHGKTRKE from the coding sequence ATGATCCAGAGGATACTGGGAAGATTCAAGGAGGATAGAAGATTCAAAGATGCCATTGAACATATTGAGATTATCCCAGCAAAGAAAGCAGAATATGCGAAAGTCGACGGTCTGCCAGAGAATATAACAAGGTACTTTCTAGAAAATGGGATAAAACTCTACCGTCACCAGGCTAGAGCACTAGAAGAGATCCGCCAGGGAATGAATATCATAATAACAACACCCACAGCATCTGGTAAAACATTAGCATTCAATCTCCCAATAATGGAAAAACTAACCCAGGACGAAGATGCCACAGCCCTCTACATTTACCCTGCCAAGGCCCTGTCCAATGACCAATTAAAGGTATTAAAGGAACTAGAATCCGAACTTGGACTCACATTAAACCCCAACGTCTATGATGGGGACACCCCAAGGGATAAGAGGCCATGGATAAGGGCGAATTCCAGGATCATCATAACTAACCCCTACCAGCTTCATCGGATACTACCATGGCACAGACAATGGCGCAGATTCTACAAGAACCTCAAATTTATAGTAGTAGATGAAGCCCACCAGTACAGGGGCGTTTTCGGGTCAAATGTCGCATTCCTCATAAGGAGGCTTAAAAGAATCTGCAAATATTATGGCTCCAACCCACAGTTCATACTTTCAAGCGCAACCCTCGCAAACCCTGAAGAATTCGCCGAGAAACTCGTAGGCGAAAAATTCAAACTAATATCCGAAGATGCATCACCCTCCGGGAGAAAATACTTCATACTCTATAACCCAGCTAGGAAAAAGGATAAACCATCAACACACCAGGAGACAAAGAACATATTAGCATACTTTGTATTCAACAAGTTGCAGAGCCTCTGTTTCACAGTCTCAAGGAGGATGGCCGAATTAATCGCCCGATGGACCAGAGAGGAGCTCGACAAGAAAAAGAAAGAACTCGTGTATCGAGTGACAGCATACCGGGCGGGTTACAGGCCAGAGGACAGAAGAAAAATAGAAGAAGGTCTAAGGAACGGTGAACTGTTAGGTGTTAGCACAACCAACGCACTCGAACTTGGCATAGACATAGGCACCCTAGATACCGTTATAATATCAGGTTACCCTGGGACTATGATATCCACCTGGCAACAGGCGGGCCGCGCAGGTAGAAAAGAGAACGACTCCATAATAATACTTGTAGCATTTGAAAATCCACTGGACCAATACCTTATGAAAAACCCATCATTCATCTTCGAAAAATCCCACGAGAACGCGATAATAGATCTTAAAAACAAGTTCATAGTCTGGAATCAGACGGCCTGCGCCGCCAGTGAACTCCCACTGAACCTTGAAGACTTTTTTGAACATGATTTCAACCTGAAGATAGTTCAGAGAATGCTAAGGGAGGGCGAACTCACAATAACAGACAAGGGCCTTGTATACAATGGTAGGGATCCGCAGTTTAGCTATGGACTCGATCAAATATCAGATGATACCTTCACCGTCATAGAGAATGGTAGGGTCCTTGAGAAAATGGATAGGGGACAGGCTTATCGGGAAGCTCATGAGGGTGCTGTGCTCATAAATCGTGGAGAAACATATACAGTGGATGAATTTAACTTGAATGAGCGCAGGATCCATGTCACGAAAAAGAGCGTGGATTATCATACCCAAGCCCTTAAAAGGATTGACCTTAAAATTATTAAGGTCTTAAGGAAGAGAAAATTTTCAGATTTAAATTTATACCTGGGAGAGGTTGAAGTTACAGAAGACTACTACCTTTATCGTGTCATGGCCTATAGCAAGGTTCTCGGAGCCTTTCCCTTGAATTTACCCCCTTTGAAGTTTAGATCCAAGGCTATATGGTTCACCATACCCAATAAACTAGGAGATCATATAAGGGATAAGTTTGATGAGGAAGCCTTTGGGGGTGGTTTGCATGGGTGTGAACATGCTATCATCTCACTGTTCCCATTACATGTGCTCTGTGATCGCATGGATATTGGGGGCCTGTCAACCGCTCATCATCCAGATACTGGTAAGGCCACCATTTTCGTCTATGACGCTTTTGAGGGTGGTATAGGACTTGCAGAGAAGGCCTTTGCATTATTTGAGGATCTCATCGCTTCAACCTTTGAACTTGTGGATTCTTGTGGTTGTTTTGATGGCTGCCCATCCTGCATATATTCTCCAAGGTGTGGGAATGATAACAAGCCATTGCATAAAGGGGCGACCAGGAGTATACTCGCATACTTGAAGAAGGTGACAAGTAAACCTGCTGTAGATATCCCAGGGAGAGATGATCTTAACTTAGAGGTTGAAAGTGTATACTTTGAGGTTTATTCTCTTTATAGGGATGGTAAGTTCGCCGAGGCTAAGTTGAAACTTCATGATATCCTCGAGGAGAATCCTGGGGATGCTAGGGCTTGGTATCTTATGGGGGCCATCCTTTCAAGGCAGGGTGAAGAGCAGATGGCAGCATACTTTCATGGTAAGACAAGAAAAGAGTAA
- a CDS encoding extracellular solute-binding protein produces the protein MKKTFAIALIIITLIATLGIYHLSNPGREILRISTTTSLEDTGLLEELEAQFEKKYPNIDVQIVSGGTGIALERGKKGDADLIIVHDKKREEEFIKEGYGTKRYPFAYNYFYILGPADDPAGINGTQSATEAFNKILTVAEKDPQHVKFVSRGDNSGTNLKEIKIWENITDYNSTVRGSQWYIESGSGMGDTLRLADQKGAYTLSDSGTYLAYKNKITLVPYITNGSELLNIYTAIPINPKKIKSANYDAAMKFIEFLLSKEGQNIIGKYGENKYGKPLFTPLYGKTEP, from the coding sequence ATGAAAAAAACCTTCGCAATTGCCCTAATAATCATAACCCTAATAGCCACATTGGGAATATATCATCTAAGCAATCCTGGAAGAGAAATCCTCAGAATATCCACAACAACAAGCCTTGAAGACACAGGATTGCTTGAAGAACTTGAAGCCCAATTCGAAAAAAAATATCCTAACATCGACGTCCAAATAGTATCAGGTGGAACCGGGATAGCACTAGAACGTGGTAAAAAAGGGGATGCGGACCTTATAATAGTCCATGACAAAAAAAGAGAAGAAGAATTCATAAAAGAAGGATACGGGACGAAAAGATACCCCTTCGCCTACAACTACTTCTACATCCTCGGACCCGCTGATGACCCAGCAGGTATAAACGGAACCCAAAGCGCCACCGAAGCCTTCAACAAGATACTCACAGTAGCAGAAAAGGACCCCCAGCATGTTAAATTCGTATCAAGAGGTGATAATTCAGGGACAAATCTAAAGGAGATAAAAATCTGGGAGAACATAACAGACTACAACTCAACAGTCAGAGGTTCACAATGGTACATTGAAAGTGGAAGCGGCATGGGAGACACCCTCAGACTCGCAGACCAGAAAGGAGCATACACACTCTCAGATTCAGGAACATACCTCGCCTACAAAAACAAGATAACACTAGTCCCCTACATCACCAACGGTTCAGAACTCCTGAACATCTACACAGCAATCCCCATAAACCCAAAAAAGATAAAAAGTGCAAACTATGATGCTGCCATGAAATTCATAGAATTCCTCCTAAGTAAAGAAGGACAAAATATCATAGGAAAATATGGTGAAAACAAATATGGAAAGCCACTATTCACACCACTCTACGGAAAAACAGAACCCTAA
- a CDS encoding PAS domain-containing sensor histidine kinase, giving the protein MENRKLIKRANAEKRKAELYLEIAAWAIILLDDKGRIRYINPRGLEILECAEEDVKGKNWFLNFIPADERPKREKRYLDHIKRGEKSYAFTGSIITCKGNRKIIHFIARLLYEEGEFKGALITGEDITEVYHMSRKLEESEKRYMSIFKAAPNIIISLDEDFTIQDCNSMVKILGYKPHELKGKSFNDILEDKIARPIPGEYRIRRRDKSILYAKINFSRLKDEIITIIEDITPLKEYIKERELLLREIHHRVKNNLQIISSLLGIQERKIEDPKSKGILSSSRDRIKSISLLHEHLYQSEDLAKVKIRDYIKNLTSMIIQTYTTDIRIETDIDDITLNIETSLPIGLIINELLTNTIKHANATRAKIQLKKEAGGGLRLHFRDDGKGLRMDEIKKSKGLGWQLIESLIDQLGGKLTIKSKKGLDFTVTFKELTYKKRY; this is encoded by the coding sequence TTGGAGAACAGAAAACTTATTAAAAGAGCAAATGCTGAGAAGAGAAAGGCTGAATTATACCTTGAAATCGCAGCATGGGCTATCATACTACTAGATGATAAAGGGAGAATACGATACATAAACCCGAGAGGACTCGAGATCCTAGAATGCGCCGAAGAAGATGTTAAAGGCAAAAATTGGTTCCTAAATTTCATACCAGCCGATGAGCGCCCAAAGAGAGAGAAAAGGTACCTGGATCACATCAAAAGAGGTGAGAAAAGTTATGCGTTCACGGGTAGTATCATAACATGTAAGGGTAACAGGAAAATAATCCATTTCATAGCCAGATTACTCTATGAAGAGGGAGAATTCAAAGGAGCCCTCATCACAGGCGAGGACATCACAGAAGTTTACCATATGAGCAGGAAACTTGAAGAAAGCGAAAAAAGATACATGAGCATTTTTAAAGCGGCCCCGAACATTATAATATCATTAGACGAGGATTTCACAATCCAAGATTGTAATAGTATGGTGAAAATCCTCGGTTACAAGCCCCATGAATTGAAGGGTAAAAGCTTCAATGATATCCTTGAGGATAAGATCGCAAGGCCAATTCCTGGGGAATACAGGATCCGGAGGAGGGATAAGAGCATATTATATGCTAAGATAAATTTCAGCAGACTAAAAGATGAGATAATCACGATAATAGAGGATATAACACCCCTCAAAGAATATATAAAAGAAAGGGAACTCCTACTACGTGAGATACACCATCGTGTCAAGAATAATCTACAGATCATCTCAAGCCTACTAGGCATCCAGGAAAGGAAAATAGAGGATCCAAAATCCAAGGGGATACTCTCAAGTAGCAGAGACCGTATAAAATCCATCTCACTATTACATGAACACTTATATCAATCAGAGGACCTTGCAAAGGTTAAAATACGAGATTATATAAAAAATCTCACATCCATGATAATCCAAACCTACACAACAGACATCCGCATAGAAACAGATATCGATGACATCACACTAAATATTGAAACAAGCCTCCCAATCGGCCTAATAATAAACGAACTATTAACCAACACAATAAAACATGCCAATGCAACAAGAGCCAAAATCCAACTAAAAAAAGAAGCTGGTGGAGGTCTAAGATTACACTTCCGGGATGATGGTAAAGGCTTGAGAATGGATGAGATAAAAAAATCGAAGGGACTGGGATGGCAACTCATAGAGTCCCTGATAGACCAACTCGGAGGGAAACTAACAATCAAAAGCAAGAAAGGCCTAGACTTCACAGTAACATTCAAAGAACTCACCTACAAGAAAAGATACTAA
- a CDS encoding ABC transporter ATP-binding protein: protein MLELQGISKVYEEKKVLEDINLKVRAGETLGVIGPTGSGKTTLLKIIDLLEEPTTGRMIFDGIDALNVPAFKIRRRMGMVFQETPILKGTVHDNIIYGPRLRGREPEEKEIKRVMELVELRGYENKDARGLSGGEKQRLALARALINQPELLLLDEPTSNLDPISKKRIEEAIKELKGEITIIFTTHDLIQGQHLAERIAILDNRIMQIGKPSEVFKRPSNRFVAEFVGAKNIIGGEARITRDKLTIIESDDLKIYSSKPAEGEVTAIIRPEDITVSWEPRDSSALNQLRGEVVRFEERGPLFQVQVECGDEIFTIYMTRKSFHDMKISIGSIVWIEFKALAVHIIR from the coding sequence ATGCTCGAACTACAAGGAATATCAAAGGTATACGAGGAAAAAAAGGTCTTGGAGGATATAAACCTCAAAGTGAGGGCCGGGGAGACGTTAGGTGTCATAGGCCCCACCGGTTCGGGTAAAACAACACTCCTCAAGATTATAGACCTCCTTGAAGAGCCCACCACTGGTAGGATGATATTTGACGGTATAGACGCTTTAAACGTCCCAGCATTCAAAATAAGGCGGAGAATGGGTATGGTATTCCAGGAAACGCCAATACTCAAGGGGACAGTCCATGATAATATCATCTATGGGCCGCGGCTCAGAGGCAGAGAACCCGAAGAAAAGGAGATAAAAAGGGTCATGGAGCTTGTGGAACTTAGAGGATATGAGAATAAGGACGCTCGGGGACTCTCAGGGGGTGAGAAACAGAGACTTGCACTTGCACGTGCACTCATAAACCAACCCGAACTATTACTATTAGATGAGCCCACATCAAACTTGGATCCCATTTCAAAAAAACGGATCGAAGAGGCTATAAAAGAGCTGAAGGGTGAGATTACAATCATATTCACCACCCATGATCTCATCCAAGGACAACATTTAGCTGAAAGGATCGCTATACTAGACAATAGAATAATGCAGATAGGAAAACCATCCGAAGTATTCAAGAGGCCATCTAATAGGTTTGTGGCAGAATTTGTCGGGGCTAAAAACATAATAGGTGGTGAAGCAAGGATAACAAGAGACAAACTTACCATTATAGAATCCGATGACTTGAAGATTTATTCATCTAAGCCAGCTGAGGGTGAGGTGACCGCAATTATAAGACCAGAGGATATAACTGTTTCATGGGAGCCTAGAGATTCAAGTGCACTTAATCAGCTTAGAGGCGAAGTTGTAAGATTTGAAGAGAGGGGTCCGCTTTTCCAAGTTCAAGTGGAATGTGGTGATGAAATATTCACCATCTATATGACCCGGAAATCCTTTCATGACATGAAAATAAGTATAGGTTCCATTGTCTGGATAGAATTTAAGGCTTTAGCTGTCCATATAATCCGATGA
- a CDS encoding MGMT family protein has protein sequence MLQGHLRIGMMNLTPKKTPIGTIHILWQMKEKPIIFKVLLPGSLDNRLKMIKRAKLPSKSVKMENLALNLCSKFQRKVLSEVYKIPAGFVSTYGRIAGKLSTSPRSVARALATNPFPIIIPCHRIVRSDGSLGGYQAGKAMKKRLLESEGIKFNQNIIDKNRII, from the coding sequence ATGTTACAAGGGCATCTGCGAATTGGAATGATGAACCTAACCCCCAAAAAGACGCCCATCGGAACCATCCACATACTATGGCAAATGAAAGAAAAACCCATCATATTCAAAGTTCTACTACCCGGAAGCCTAGATAATAGATTAAAGATGATAAAAAGGGCCAAGTTACCCTCCAAGAGTGTGAAGATGGAAAACCTCGCATTAAATCTTTGTTCAAAATTCCAAAGGAAGGTCCTATCCGAAGTGTATAAAATACCGGCTGGTTTTGTAAGTACCTATGGGCGCATAGCAGGCAAACTCTCAACGAGCCCAAGGAGCGTGGCCAGGGCGCTGGCCACCAACCCATTCCCCATCATCATACCATGCCATAGGATTGTGAGATCTGACGGGAGCCTCGGAGGATACCAGGCAGGCAAGGCCATGAAAAAAAGACTACTAGAAAGCGAAGGTATAAAATTCAATCAGAACATAATAGACAAAAACAGGATCATATGA
- a CDS encoding nitroreductase family protein: MSLLDVIKGRRSIRRFKKRDIPREYLEKIMEAARWAPSAGNLQSRKFLIVKNPQLKNEIANAAYRQSFIAEAPVVIVACADLERSALGYGERGRNLYCLFDVAAAVENMLLTIHELGLGACWVGAFDERLVSEILDIPSTLRPVTIVPLGYPAEKPSPPPRMSLEEAFNIID, translated from the coding sequence ATGAGCCTCTTGGATGTTATTAAGGGTAGAAGGAGTATAAGGAGATTCAAAAAAAGGGATATACCAAGGGAATATCTTGAGAAGATAATGGAGGCTGCGAGGTGGGCTCCATCAGCCGGCAACCTCCAAAGCAGAAAATTCCTGATAGTTAAAAACCCCCAATTGAAAAATGAGATTGCAAATGCCGCTTATAGGCAATCATTCATAGCAGAGGCCCCGGTTGTCATTGTAGCATGCGCCGATCTTGAAAGATCAGCCCTGGGCTATGGTGAACGTGGTAGAAACCTTTATTGTCTATTTGATGTTGCAGCAGCAGTCGAGAACATGCTGCTCACAATCCATGAGCTCGGCCTTGGAGCTTGTTGGGTTGGGGCCTTCGATGAAAGGCTTGTAAGCGAAATCCTGGACATCCCATCTACATTAAGGCCGGTTACGATAGTCCCATTGGGTTATCCTGCCGAGAAACCGTCACCACCCCCAAGGATGAGCCTAGAGGAAGCTTTCAACATCATAGACTAG
- a CDS encoding cation:proton antiporter, which yields MALTILKDIVIIFGLAFFVLVLFQRMKMPSIVGFFITGIIAGPQVLGLVQDGGQIRLMAEAGVILLLFAIGLELSTERFGEFKRTAILGGTLQILLTIIIVLILLLEIGLGLKKALFIGFLISLSSSAVVLKILQDSEQLESPHGMVSASILIFQDLAAVPMILLVPVLAGTVWGMVNLFNIILKGALIIAFTLVAAKYLVPRILHLAAKAKSRELFLVTVIFICASVTWITSEAGLSPALGAFIAGFMVAQTDYAHRAQGIILPFEEVFLSFFFVSLGMLIDLNFLFANYALILAAVILVIIIKFFINNIVGFLLGYSSRIMVLAAIMLSQVGEFSFIVSEAGLRYGVIDNLMFQGLLLVSIMTMAFTPFMIMASPRIAEHFMKFPLPRKVKRGRYYKKPREPLEDHLIIVGVGLTGRKLVDIAEENNIPYIGVDINPEVVNRMREEGYNIYYGDATHINVLRHFNVSKAAAMVVAITDYDSTVHVVHEARHLNPLMKIIVRMRGFEDEEPLYRAGADIVISEKKEATRKIAGEIFTCYKGICELE from the coding sequence ATGGCGTTAACGATACTCAAAGATATTGTCATAATCTTTGGATTGGCCTTCTTTGTTTTGGTCCTATTCCAGAGGATGAAAATGCCAAGTATCGTTGGATTTTTCATCACTGGGATTATCGCAGGACCCCAAGTACTTGGACTCGTCCAGGATGGAGGGCAGATAAGGTTAATGGCAGAGGCTGGTGTTATACTATTATTATTTGCCATCGGCCTCGAACTTTCAACTGAAAGGTTTGGTGAATTTAAACGGACAGCAATACTCGGGGGCACCCTCCAGATACTCTTAACAATAATCATAGTGTTAATATTATTATTAGAGATCGGATTAGGCTTGAAAAAGGCATTATTCATCGGATTTCTAATTTCACTTAGCAGCTCTGCGGTGGTTTTAAAGATTTTGCAGGATTCTGAACAGTTAGAATCCCCACATGGTATGGTTTCAGCCTCTATATTAATATTCCAGGATCTTGCAGCAGTACCCATGATATTATTGGTACCTGTACTCGCGGGAACCGTCTGGGGGATGGTAAACCTCTTCAACATAATATTAAAGGGTGCTCTCATCATAGCATTCACACTAGTCGCCGCGAAATACCTTGTACCCCGGATTCTACATTTGGCGGCGAAGGCCAAAAGCAGAGAATTATTCCTAGTCACTGTTATATTCATCTGCGCTTCTGTAACATGGATTACAAGCGAAGCCGGATTATCACCAGCCCTAGGAGCGTTCATAGCAGGCTTTATGGTGGCCCAGACAGACTATGCCCACAGAGCCCAGGGTATAATCCTACCATTTGAGGAAGTATTTTTAAGCTTTTTCTTCGTATCCCTTGGGATGCTGATAGACCTCAACTTCCTATTCGCAAACTATGCGCTGATCCTAGCTGCTGTTATCCTTGTTATTATCATCAAATTTTTCATCAATAATATTGTAGGTTTCCTACTCGGATATTCAAGTAGGATCATGGTACTTGCAGCTATAATGTTATCACAAGTGGGTGAATTCTCATTCATAGTATCCGAGGCCGGGCTAAGGTACGGTGTCATAGATAATCTCATGTTTCAGGGCCTGCTTTTGGTTTCCATCATGACAATGGCTTTCACACCATTCATGATAATGGCCTCTCCAAGGATCGCCGAGCACTTCATGAAATTCCCATTACCACGAAAGGTTAAAAGGGGAAGATATTACAAAAAGCCTAGAGAACCCCTCGAGGATCATCTCATAATAGTAGGTGTGGGTTTAACCGGTCGCAAACTGGTGGATATAGCCGAGGAGAACAACATACCATACATTGGAGTTGATATAAACCCAGAGGTTGTTAACAGGATGCGAGAAGAAGGATATAACATATACTATGGGGACGCCACCCATATTAACGTTCTAAGACATTTTAATGTTTCAAAGGCTGCTGCAATGGTGGTGGCCATAACAGATTATGATTCAACAGTCCATGTCGTCCATGAAGCCCGCCACTTAAACCCCCTCATGAAGATAATAGTCCGCATGAGGGGCTTCGAGGACGAAGAGCCACTCTACAGGGCAGGGGCTGATATAGTGATCTCTGAGAAAAAAGAGGCCACGAGGAAGATAGCAGGGGAGATATTCACATGTTACAAGGGCATCTGCGAATTGGAATGA